The segment AAATGAGTGTAGATGAtccaggaatgaaaaaaaattagtgaaagaaTAGATAGAAGAAGTTACCGAACTTGTCCCTAGATGAGTTTGGAGTTGGATAGATATTGAAATGTTATGATAAAAGGCTTGATTGATAGCAATGAACGATTGCCAAGAGAGAATATCTGTGTAAAAACTTTCTATTTgcttataatactataatagtaCTATTATATGGAAGAACACGCTAATGCATGGTATGGTGGAAACAGACTCAGCTAAAGGTGCATTTGGTCATTAATCGATTGGAAAGAAAGCTTGGATAGACAGAAGTTAATACGGGAGAGGAACCGAGGAAAATGCGTCTGTAAAAGTGATGAAAACAAATATATCTTaataaggaaggaagaagagcATGTAAAGAGGAATGTGATAAAAAATGAGGTAGTGTCAAAGACACAAAAGTAATGTTATGAGGGGTATGCCAAATTCCCAGCCGTGGTCATAGGGTCAATAGGAAATGTTTATGGGTataggaagaaaggaaaagaaataaagcaaTAGTAGCTGGATGAGAAAGCGTGAGGTTTACTATCGGGAAAATAAGGAGGGTGTTTGACAGAACGGACCACGTATAGGTATACACCTTACATTTCTCTCTAAATACTCTTATCCAGTatggttgaatatatatatatatatatatatatatatatatatatataatatatatatatgtatggtatatatatatacacatatattagtcatatcacattaccgtgattcatatacatacatcgagctacaaatgtcctttaatatctaattcactctacctcggaattaatatattttcatatatgcttaaccgaaggggaattttatttaggcgataatagaattgtcagcgcccaggcgcgaacccaggacaccatacaaatccaggaacgtcagtgaagcttttacactccacggtggtggagtgggtaaaagcttcactgacgttcctggatttgtatggtgtcctgggttcgcgcctgggcgccgacaatttctattatcgcctaataaaattccccttcggttaagcatatatgaaaatatattaattccgaggtagagtgaattcgatattaaaggacatttgtagctcggtgtatatatatatatatgtatatagtatatatatatatatatatatatatatatatatacatacatactatatatgtatatatatatatatatatatatatatatatatatatatataatatattaccacgATTATGTATAAAATGTATCAAAGATAGACGCCCCAGCATGTACAAACAATATTTTTGAAATAGGTGCTCTAAGAACATTATAGCTAATTGTAAATGAATTTCGAAATTCATTATCAATTACATATCACTTAATCCCACATGTGCTCTAGAATAAGCAGTAACAAAAAATGGGGGTTTCAGCCCCCATAACATCAGTGCAACAGTACTGAAATGAAGGCAATATGAAATGGACGTCCCAAGGATAATGAATGCAAAACCCATTTTTTCGATTTAGTTAAACAAAAAAAGTGATATTGCTTAAAATGCTTTCTTATCTTTGTATTGAAACATTAGTGAAATTATAGAATAATGCATTCATACTAACGCTTACACCCAGAATATTAATCAGACTGAAGAAGCTGTGTGTTTAACATaagctcaaataaataaataacgttaGATTGAAACATATTTGCTGTTCAGTGTCCATGTAAATTCCTTAAATCTTTGAAACTGATTAAACTAAAGAAGTAGTGTATTTTACAAAAgctcaaatgaataaataattgttaGAAAGTAATAAAGTGATAACTTTCGTTTTAGATTGATACATAATATTTGTTACTTaatgttcatatataatttttggaaaaTCAAAACAGAACTTCCCCAGGAATACGCTCTATAATATTCATACTGATATGAGCTCTCCTATTGCAGTTATTAACGAAAACTAGCCTGGTCTAGTTTGATAACTGTTACTCTCGCCACTGACAAACGACTGTTCTACCATTATTTGACTTAGGCTATATGTGATACTGACTAATTTGGCTCCAGGCTAAACTTCTCTTTCCTCTGTTGTAGAATTCCAATGTATGACAAATTATGACTgggtaaaaaatatgtatatcaaTAGGGAAGAAGACCATATACCCACTTAATACCATTGTTTTTAGCTCAATGAACTGTAGGCATCAAAATTTTAGGCGCAGATCAGGCCTTCTCCTCTGTGTATCACTACTGATAACATTCAAGTAAAGTCATTGATGGCTATCTAACATATTTAGCGAGATCATTTGATAGTATTCTTGCATATGATTTTCGTCTGGACCCGATGTCATGTACGTAGAGCAGTGATTATaaacctttataccttcaaggaacccctgaaaaaattttttatatcctagggaacctttatctctctctctctctctctctctctctctctctctctctatatatatatatatatatatatattatatatatataataagagagagagagagatgagagagacgagagagagagtgaagagagagagagataagggttcCCTAGGATATAAAAAATTGTttcaggggttccttgaaggtatagGTTTGTAATCACTTCTCTACGTACATGACATCGGGTCCAGACGAAATCATATGCAAGAATACTATTCTAATGATTCTCGCTAAAAATTTGTTAGATAGCCATCAATGACTTTACTTGAATGTTATCAGTAGTGATACACAGAGGGGAAGGCCTGATCTGCGCCTAAAAGTTttgatgcctatatatatatatatctatatatatatatagtatatatatatatatatatatatatatatatatatctataaattatattatatatatatatatattagatatatatatatatagatatatatatatatatataatatatatatattatctatatatatatatatatatataatatatatgtatatattatatctatatatatattataaatataatataatatatatataatataatatataatatatatatatataattatatataaattacttttatataaatcatatatctaccactgctattcgagctgtgtaaattcagatcagcgtcatttgcaatacCTATTTATCTCAAGACTCCTTGCGGAACCCTTGATGATGGCATAAGGAACcccagggttccgcggaaccctggATGGAAATCACAGAGTCGTCGAGTATGAACGAttactgaaatatgaaaaaatgagtTAATTTTAGGTATCGAGATGTTTTCTATGAAACCAGAAGGATGAACGAAAGAAAACGAGTCTTGAAGGTAAACTGCGCTAACCTATACACCTTTCGGTTTCTTACTGATTATTTTGTCACTGGGTAGTTCTCTAAACGTGTCTGCGTCTTACGTCGGTAATTCGGCAGACTGTgattaaattattgttaaaattaaaactatgtgAGAGGAGAAAGTGCTAAGAAGAAAACTATACCTAGGAACACTGTGTAGGTTAGTGTGGGCCATTGGCCCGTCTACGTGAGACATTATATCCGCGAATCTTCAAATTTCTCACGGGAGCGAAGGAAACTAGTAGCGTACTACAGAACTTTATTCCCCTTTCTCAAACAATTCAAAATTCAAACAGCTCAGGGAGATCCCAACAGGTTCCACAGTTCCTTTTTGATAAATCTCAGTTCACTCAAAATTCACAGAAACGGTACAGACAAGATACAAAGACCAATTGGTACAACAATTTACAGTCTCtatataaaaatagcaataaactcTGAAAAAGGAAGGGCATAAATACGACACAGCACAGGGTGTGGGTGAAAAGGAACAGGGGATGGGCAAATTTCAAAGGCGTCATCTCAACAAAGGGGAAAACAATATTCGTTTTACGACAAAACCACAATTTACTTGATTAAACACAAACTACAATTGTCATATAAGGAATGTTTAGTaatgaaatatgtaatttttaaaatatataaccaATGTAAACAAATAGGGAGCGTTCTTTTGGACGCTACAACGTACATTTTAACAAAACGTAAACACAAATCGAGAGCATTCTCTTGGACAACAAAACATACATTTAACACACTGCTATCCAATACAGGTTTGCTTGTGTTGAAGTTTCGACTGAAAGGGACAAAGAAAAGATTGGGAGCCTGAAGTAGTTTTGGAAATGAGTAGAATGAGACAAAGAAAGTTGGATTATAAAGTTAGGCTAATACAGACTCTACTGGTACAAGAATATGCATCATGGTGTGGcaaggaataaagaaaataggTAGGCgatatgaaagggaaaaaaaaaaagttttaaaatgaaaTGACACGGAACTTAAAAGACCTATAGACGAACACTTCATTTGAGGAAATTGATGTTTCCATTAGTTTCCTCAAGTGTTATAAGATAGACATTTGTATGCCATTCTTCAGTGGAcaaattgttttcatttctccctTGCCAAATTCATTTGGTAATTCATTAAATTTTGTGTTCTGTTGATACTTTCAAAAATGTTCTCCGAGTAGGCTAAAAAATAAGCATAATACTCGCAATTTTGTTTCAATCCTTTTGCCTTGTGCGACAAATGTTTCAATAAATTCTATTCACGTTGTGCCTAAAGGCTGCTCCttggagcaagagcctgtgctaaACATGGGCAACTTGATCTAACAGCAGCAATTAATATCTTTAATTTCATTCCCTTTCTCTCTAAATACTTTTACTATGTTCTGAAAAGCCACTCTTGCTGGTAAAATGAACTCTGTTCTGTTATTAATGTGatcatttctttctcccttttacCAGATCCGAAATGGTGAATCTGCCCGGCCATGGCTTCACTGAAGGGGGCCTCTCACTGATGCCTCTCCCCGTCACTTTTTCGTCAGGTACCACAGACAGAGTGTATAAGCAGGTACATGGAAAAAGCAACAGTAGTCTAAATAAGGTTATACTCCTCTTCGGGGACGATGTTCCTTGCAAAACCTCGCTCAAAGATGCCTTTGTCAATTACATCTACCAGACACAGGTCAGTGATCACTATCGCCTTGCACTGATAGATGACAATGTTCTGGGGGTGGACCCCAGGATCAAAGCGTATATTTTTAACGTGGCAGAAGAAACTCTCCTCCCGTTTAACCTTATCTTGATAGACGTTCCAGCTCTTGGTGGTCTTCACAGCGCCGAAGCAGACATCAGAACTCTGATGAACTTGGAGCGTTTTTTACAAGATGAATTCAAAAGCACGTCAGTCAGCGCAGTGAATCTTGTTGCGCCATCTTCGTCCGTTTTTTTCCGCCCTTTTATCAACACATACAATCTCCTCAATCTTTCTTTTGAAAAGTTAGAGACACTTGCACAGATACTGGTTACAAACTCCCCTACTCACATGCCTTTCGTCAGCTCCCTTAGAAAAGTGAAGATCTCCTACAATAATTTATTTACGTTCTACACCGAAGGTCAGAGATCAGACGAGGATGACCAGTTTCTAAGTCAAATATTCCTCCACTATGACTACCCAGGAGTGGATGACTTCTTCCAGGAGCTGAAATCGATTCCACCGTCAAATATGTCACTGGTAAGAAAGGTTGATGCCGGCTATGTCAACCCAGCAGACATTGCTCGACTCAGAGTAGTCAACCAGTTCTCAGAGACCAGAGGGCACAGGTTTGGTTTTGGTTTTCGACAACTGTACATGAAAGAGACCTTCAAAGATGAGGCCAACAGAACTCGAGTACTGTCTATAGGCAAAGACAATGATAACCCCAACAAAGTTATCCTAATCGTAGGCAACAAGCTGTCAGGAAAGACTACAGTCGCAACAGCTGTTGCAAACCACATTTTTGGAGTAAAATTTCAGGACAGTTTCCGTTTGCTCATTGACGATGACTTAGTCAGCAGGTTTGGGAAAGAAGATAACCTAAAGGAAACGACGAGGACAACAGCTTATTGCTTTAACCACATTCAGGGCCTTCGACTGACCTATAATCTCCAAATTATAGATTCCGCAGGTTTTGACTGTGATGATGTACAGTTCAACAAGACAGTCGTGTCAAAGGTAGCTAATCTATTGAAACAACTCTGTAAGACGGACAGCACTACAATGTTAGTCTTCACAGCACCAGGTATGCAAGATAACCTTCCGGGTTCCTTTAAAACCATCCACAAACAACTCCTGCGTCATACTGGCATAGGAACGGATAAGATGTTTTTCCTTGATGCCTATGCACCCACTCTGAGGTCCCCTGTTCCGAAAGCTCTGAAGAAATTAGAGTCGTCTAAAATTAAGGTTTTCAAATTTGACTCACGAACATGTTTTCCAAGGGAAAAAGAACCAAACCACAAAGAGAAGTACAAGGAAATTATTAACGACATGAATTGGGAAATAGAACATCAAACACTGGAGAAATTCTTCGGCAAACTTAAGCTGTAATTAACATAACTATGATAGTAGTATTTGTACAATAACCGTTTAGGAAAACTATATCATTTCAGATTAGAACAAACTTCTTCTTAATGCGACATTTACCCTATTCTCGTCAAAACCTCAGATCCATAATCTGGATTGTCAGTGTTCAGAACTCACAGGTCAACGAACTGAAGATATGACAGCTAAGCAAAGAAAAGGTGGATACAATTCCTTCGGTATTTTATTGCTTATGGAAGAAGTCTAAACACCTTTGCATTATGAGGTTTTATGATCTACCCCAATATGTTTACCCTGTTATGCAGACAAGAATATATACCACTATATACGACCTATAAAAGCCAATATACAGGAACAGTGAAAAAAGTATAGGGCCATATTTGATCAAATTATCTCCACCATGCAAGCACGTCGACTGTGGAAACAGTAAGAAGTTTCTAATGTTATGGGACGATAATACCCCCCATGAATCTTTAGTGTCCACataaaaccttttactctctgTGGATGCAATATTTTGAGTCGTCTGTTGTTATTTATTAAACTTGTAATGCATCTTGATGATGTTTGTTATTACAATATTACAATGATTCAACGGGATTTTGCGGTAGACTTGCTAACCGACTCTTTCACACAAGCTTTAGACATCGAGATCGGTATGTTGGTCATCATTTTGAGTATTGTCGTTGCGATTACTAAGAGGAGTGGTTCATCGTGATAACTGGCCAACAATAGCAGAAATAAAGATCCATAATTATCAAACAGAAAATACTAACATTATTGCAGTTACTCAGCAAACCACAGAGGGTCCAAGGATTCCCGATATTGACAGTCGCTAACATGAATCATCCTTTCTAtacatgaaattattattttttgtgtgaatttcCGTCTTCTAAACTGCTTTTTGATACATAGGGGAACAAACACATTTGAGGTTTTACCTATCTTTCTGAAACACTTAATAATGTTAGAGCACTAAGATGGAAATGAGCGGAAGTGTATATTCCAAGAAAGTTCTTAATGAATCAAGCTGAAATGATATGTTTGGTCAGGGGAagtatattattgttaatatctATAAATGTAAAGATGATATagttgagagatttttttttaaatttcatattcacttttatatGTAGCAAATGGAGAACAATATTTACAGATTTACAGAATCATATACCTAAATGTAACGAGTATAGATGAAAGACAAAAGTAGGTTAAAGAGAAAGTAAAGTGTATCTTATTGTTGCATCATCAAAAGGGAACTCGGACCTAAGACTTAGGTTCGAAGCGGGCCCCAAACAaacacgccccctcccccccgccccccctcacaCGCCCCCTTTGCGACAAGGCTTTCCTATATCTTGAGAAAGCCTTGTCAACAGAGGTTCCGACATATCAATACATTTCACATCACTAACTATTTGGTCTACTCAGAATAGTATAGCCTAATGCGATTCCTACCAAATCTTGCTGTCTCAGAAATTACAAGGTCCCAAGAAAAGGAGTCATGCATTtgagtattaaaaaaattagccCTATTAAATGCACGCTTGAATCCACTTCCTGGCGATTAGCTTCTTTAAGAGGACATCTAGAGCCTTTCAAAATGTCTGCTCCTTTCTGATAGAACGAACAGACTAACAGTGCTTTAGAATAAAAACGGGATAGAGGAAAAATGACTCGCCTAATATAACATTACGGCCAACAAATTTAGCATTAATGATCATTTATAGAGATAAGAAAAATTTCAGAAtcttattgataataatattagctACACAACCTTGTAAAAGCTTTTCTTTTGTCAATAAAAGTCTGccgttaaattttgtttttacctttAGAAGTCCCTTCGTAAATTTCATCTACTCGTAAGTACTGAAAGAAGTGCTACTTCTCTTGTTATTCaattagtttatatatgtatacccaTTTGTATACGTTTGAATTCATGTATAGTTATGagtactttagttttttttaatgaatacgcATTATGTGTTTGGAACTTGAGTTATATAAAATGCACTGAGGGCTATGCTATGATACGACAGTTTTTTTAGGGCTAGAGATTCTGCAGGCATCTAATAATTAGCTAACCAGGTTTTGCTGGAATATGACATAATATGGAACAATGGCAGCGTAAGCAGCAAAATGGAAACATTTTTCTGTAagaccatttatttttctctcgacCTGGAAACTTCTGACATCAGGCACTACTGTCATGAACCGACGTGGATCTGTCGAGCTACCAGGCTGGGTTCAGAGGAGGATTGGAAAGGTTTAGATCATCCCCATCAAATCTCACATAAAATGAGATATCTTCCTCATCGTCCTCAATGTCAATGTGATGACCAGCAAGCAGCCTAGTCTACGTCACAATTCACATCAAACTCGAGAAACTTCATTCTAACATCGATATGGAAGTCTTACCTTTATACCAGCGCAGAACTATTTTACAGTGTTTAGGATTTCAGGTGACCATCTTTGTCAGCTTCAATTTAGATAACACCACCTTGCTTAGATTTCATGCAGTTTCTATCGTTGAAAGTTAGTCTTCTCATCTCAATTAACAAAAGTTTAatgcatccaaaaaaaaaaaagcttatgagAAGCAACTGAGTAAAAACACTGATTGTCTATTGCAACGAAAGCTATTTTCTTCCAGTGATTTGCAATACAACTTTATTATAAGGTGAAGAAATTGTGATAATTGTTACTTTACATAATAATGACGAAGAATACGCATACTGTGTTA is part of the Macrobrachium nipponense isolate FS-2020 chromosome 6, ASM1510439v2, whole genome shotgun sequence genome and harbors:
- the LOC135216437 gene encoding uncharacterized protein LOC135216437, whose protein sequence is MVNLPGHGFTEGGLSLMPLPVTFSSGTTDRVYKQVHGKSNSSLNKVILLFGDDVPCKTSLKDAFVNYIYQTQVSDHYRLALIDDNVLGVDPRIKAYIFNVAEETLLPFNLILIDVPALGGLHSAEADIRTLMNLERFLQDEFKSTSVSAVNLVAPSSSVFFRPFINTYNLLNLSFEKLETLAQILVTNSPTHMPFVSSLRKVKISYNNLFTFYTEGQRSDEDDQFLSQIFLHYDYPGVDDFFQELKSIPPSNMSLVRKVDAGYVNPADIARLRVVNQFSETRGHRFGFGFRQLYMKETFKDEANRTRVLSIGKDNDNPNKVILIVGNKLSGKTTVATAVANHIFGVKFQDSFRLLIDDDLVSRFGKEDNLKETTRTTAYCFNHIQGLRLTYNLQIIDSAGFDCDDVQFNKTVVSKVANLLKQLCKTDSTTMLVFTAPGMQDNLPGSFKTIHKQLLRHTGIGTDKMFFLDAYAPTLRSPVPKALKKLESSKIKVFKFDSRTCFPREKEPNHKEKYKEIINDMNWEIEHQTLEKFFGKLKL